Proteins encoded by one window of Candidatus Thermoplasmatota archaeon:
- a CDS encoding 16S rRNA methyltransferase gives MLHLLIAEAALELVPEELWSHPVVVATARRRNKKPSEIILDSSLHHNAMWALPDAEQRGRPDIVHTCLLVALDSILNKKNMLRVLIHTRNDELISINPSTRVIKNYDRFVGLIEQLFEKQCVPDEQNPLLTIEKDYTIQKILKRYPADVVLGFDTGNHEIQLPLIFKELKKQKKQELVCIIGGFPKGSFRCNLHDLADTVVSLYQEMVPAWTIVSEILVNYENVFTQKNRNSYR, from the coding sequence ATGCTACATCTCTTGATTGCCGAAGCAGCATTGGAACTGGTTCCTGAAGAACTATGGTCTCATCCAGTAGTTGTTGCAACTGCAAGGCGGCGAAACAAGAAGCCATCTGAGATCATTCTTGATTCTAGCTTGCACCATAATGCGATGTGGGCGCTACCTGATGCTGAGCAGCGTGGACGACCTGACATTGTTCATACCTGCTTGTTAGTTGCTTTAGATTCAATTCTTAATAAAAAAAATATGCTCAGAGTGTTAATCCATACACGAAACGATGAGTTGATATCGATTAATCCGAGCACCCGAGTAATTAAAAACTATGATCGTTTTGTTGGACTTATTGAACAACTCTTTGAAAAACAGTGTGTACCTGATGAGCAAAATCCATTACTTACCATAGAAAAAGACTACACAATCCAAAAAATTTTGAAAAGATATCCGGCAGACGTAGTTCTTGGCTTTGACACAGGAAATCATGAGATTCAACTACCTCTAATTTTTAAAGAACTCAAAAAACAAAAAAAACAGGAGTTGGTATGTATCATTGGTGGTTTTCCAAAAGGATCATTTCGTTGTAATCTTCATGATCTAGCTGATACGGTGGTATCACTCTACCAAGAGATGGTTCCTGCATGGACAATTGTGAGTGAAATATTAGTAAATTATGAAAATGTTTTCACACAAAAAAATAGGAACAGCTACCGCTGA
- a CDS encoding formate--phosphoribosylaminoimidazolecarboxamide ligase → MADVSIKEMLADYDTKNLVIATVCSHSSLQIFNGAKKEGFKTLGISVGDVKKFYDAFPLGKPDEFFIVDKYSDIIKYADELLEKNVIVIPHGSFVEYLGAEKFIKLMLPTFGNRHVLIWESDRKKEKQWLEGAGITMPRQITDPKEINKPVIVKYHGAKGGKGFFVAKTYEEFKKRVDTSKPFFIQEFVMGTRYYLHYFYSPIQNNAYKLSKGSLQLLSMDRRDETTIDEVQRLGSIAELEEIGIHPTFVVTGNIPIVMRESLLPKVFKMGEAVVEKSLELFGGVIGSFCLETVVTEDLEFKVFEISARIVAGTNPYISGSPYSDLIQPDLSTGRRIAQEIKYATQKNLLHEILS, encoded by the coding sequence ATGGCTGATGTTTCAATCAAGGAAATGCTCGCGGATTACGATACAAAGAATCTTGTAATCGCTACAGTTTGTTCCCATTCAAGTCTGCAGATTTTTAACGGGGCAAAAAAAGAAGGATTCAAAACACTTGGGATTTCAGTCGGTGACGTCAAAAAATTTTATGATGCATTTCCATTGGGAAAACCTGATGAGTTTTTCATTGTTGACAAATATTCTGATATTATCAAATATGCTGATGAACTTTTAGAAAAAAATGTTATTGTGATTCCACATGGTTCCTTTGTTGAGTATCTCGGTGCGGAAAAATTCATAAAACTAATGCTTCCTACATTTGGTAATCGTCATGTGCTCATATGGGAATCTGATCGGAAGAAAGAAAAACAATGGCTTGAAGGCGCTGGGATCACAATGCCCCGACAGATCACCGATCCAAAAGAGATTAATAAACCCGTGATTGTAAAGTATCATGGTGCTAAAGGAGGGAAAGGTTTTTTTGTTGCAAAAACTTATGAAGAATTTAAAAAACGCGTTGATACTTCGAAACCGTTTTTCATCCAAGAGTTTGTCATGGGAACTCGATATTATCTGCATTATTTTTATTCACCGATTCAAAACAATGCATATAAACTGAGTAAAGGAAGTTTGCAGCTGCTATCAATGGATCGACGTGATGAAACAACGATTGACGAGGTGCAACGTCTTGGGTCAATTGCCGAGCTTGAAGAAATTGGTATTCATCCAACGTTTGTCGTAACAGGCAATATTCCGATTGTGATGCGGGAGTCATTACTACCAAAGGTTTTCAAAATGGGTGAAGCAGTGGTTGAGAAATCACTTGAATTGTTTGGCGGTGTTATTGGTTCGTTCTGCCTTGAAACTGTAGTAACTGAAGATTTAGAGTTTAAGGTTTTTGAGATATCTGCCCGTATTGTTGCAGGAACCAACCCGTACATTTCTGGTTCACCCTATTCTGATTTAATACAACCTGATTTATCGACTGGTCGGCGGATCGCACAAGAAATCAAATATGCGACACAAAAGAATTTGCTGCATGAAATCTTAAGCTAG
- a CDS encoding archaellum operon transcriptional activator EarA family protein, whose translation MQDRDESTVSPEMLKPLVIRALRRSSVRKKITEYLFDISPSGSYTSEIAYNVKTTPTNVIGAIRGMNLRYRDDESLMSLHLVEQIDGGKNKDIKLYRLTDFGKEIVESLRENKKRF comes from the coding sequence ATGCAGGATAGAGATGAGTCGACAGTTTCTCCAGAGATGCTTAAACCTTTAGTGATCCGAGCACTTCGGAGAAGTAGTGTCAGAAAGAAGATCACAGAATATCTTTTCGATATCAGTCCGAGTGGTAGTTATACTTCTGAGATTGCATATAATGTAAAAACAACACCGACAAATGTCATTGGAGCGATACGAGGTATGAACCTTCGATATCGAGATGACGAATCACTGATGAGCCTTCATCTTGTTGAACAGATCGACGGGGGAAAAAATAAGGATATTAAATTGTATCGCCTAACTGATTTTGGAAAAGAAATTGTCGAATCGCTTCGGGAAAACAAAAAGCGATTTTAA
- the nth gene encoding endonuclease III — protein sequence MITENYFDQFFSLLRKELHTYTDPVVSRRRNSYPQTPFTVLIACLLSLRTKDEVTDRAAEKLLRRYDTPEKILRLSDPYLESLIYPVGFYKTKAKRIKEISRNIIENYAGRVPDDFDELLKLKGVGRKTANIVMVYGHKKHGYLPIDTHCHRIPNRLGWIQTKTPEETEYALKKILPEKYWDEFNHFFVIFGQRICVPIAPWCSKCPVSQHCKKNGVKNRR from the coding sequence ATGATTACTGAGAACTATTTTGATCAATTTTTTTCCTTGCTTCGAAAAGAACTTCACACATATACCGATCCTGTTGTTTCTCGTCGGAGAAACAGCTATCCACAAACACCATTCACCGTTCTTATCGCTTGTCTTCTCAGTCTTCGAACAAAAGATGAGGTGACTGATCGTGCAGCAGAAAAACTCCTTCGCAGATATGATACACCAGAAAAAATTCTACGGTTATCAGATCCATATCTTGAATCATTGATTTATCCGGTTGGTTTTTATAAAACGAAAGCGAAACGGATCAAAGAGATCAGTCGTAACATCATAGAAAACTATGCTGGGAGAGTTCCTGATGATTTCGATGAATTGTTAAAACTAAAAGGTGTCGGGCGTAAAACAGCAAACATTGTCATGGTGTATGGTCATAAAAAACACGGCTATCTTCCAATTGATACGCATTGCCATCGTATCCCAAATCGCCTTGGATGGATTCAGACGAAAACACCTGAGGAAACAGAGTATGCCTTAAAAAAAATATTACCTGAAAAATACTGGGATGAATTTAATCATTTTTTTGTAATCTTTGGGCAAAGAATCTGCGTTCCTATTGCACCTTGGTGTAGTAAATGTCCGGTATCGCAGCACTGTAAAAAAAATGGTGTCAAAAACAGACGATAA